One window of the Zea mays cultivar B73 chromosome 3, Zm-B73-REFERENCE-NAM-5.0, whole genome shotgun sequence genome contains the following:
- the LOC109945173 gene encoding uncharacterized protein, protein MYPTARAYRPEVSQFFYNQVVEASPDVKKWLDTYHKLKWRRSQFNPAIKCDYVTNNLAEVFNNWIKDWKDLPVVELADKCREMIMVLWEKRRRIGDKLNGKILPAVLQQLKARTRGLGHLSVTKAGFFSAQVEDSTNTHNRHVVKSYLHECTCLEWQHTGKPCPHALALITAQESVDVELEDFVHEFYSVQRFKNAYKRIIEPLPDKSQWQTVDLPYAVAAPLDKRGKGRYKKLRIKSCLEGGNSKGEKVATEKGKEADKNAVLEADMEGSNQSEKGKRKMIRGKRKCKRCGELGHSETSYKCPLNGTKKRKRKPRMNRTKYGDNAKIPKTRLQRSVQGQGVVQGEANVELETVQDHGAVQTEADVQLEVSLPVTPTRESILQDSPIRVTRSRLAMLLGDGQIDIQSPPKNTTPKKMLMKKLTPRKLKKM, encoded by the exons ATGTACCCTACAGCTAGGGCATATAGGCCAGAAGTTTCACAATTCTTTTACAATCAAGTTGTGGAAGCTTCCCCAGATGTAAAGAAATGGCTAGATACTTACCACAAGCTGAAATGGAGGAGAAGTCAGTTTAATCCTGCCATCAAGTGTGATTATGTCACCAACAATCTAGCTGAAGTCTTCAACAATTGGATTAAAGATTGGAAGGACCTTCCAGTTGTTGAGCTTGCAGACAAGTGTAGGGAGATGATAATGGTGTTGTGGGAGAAAAGGAGAAGAATTGGAGATAAACTTAATGGGAAGATCTTACCTGCTGTTTTACAACAATTGAAGGCAAGGACCAGAGGCCTAGGGCATCTATCAGTGACAAAGGCTGGTTTTTTCTCTGCACAGGTTGAGGACAGCACAAACACTCACAACAGACATGTAGTGAAGTCATATTTGCATGAGTGTACATGCCTAGAGTGGCAGCACACCGGCAAACCTTGTCCACATGCATTGGCTTTGATTACAGCACAGGAGAGTGTGGATGTCGAATTGGAAGATTTTGTGCATGAATTCTACTCTGTACAAAGGTTCAAAAATGcatataagagaataattgaaccACTACCTGATAAGTCTCAATGGCAAACAGTGGATCTGCCCTATGCGGTTGCTGCACCACTTGACAAGAGAGGTAAAGGAAGGTATAAGAAACTAAGAATTAAGAGTTGTTTGGAAGGTGGGAATAGCAAAGGGGAAAAAGTAGCTACAGAGAAAGGCAAGGAAGCTGACAAGAATGCAGTACTAGAAGCTGACATGGAGGGTTCAAACCAATCTGAGAAGGGGAAAAGGAAGATGATTAGAGGCAAAAGAAAGTGCAAAAGATGTGGAGAATTAGGTCACAGTGAAACTAGCTACAAGTGCCCATTGAACGGAACAAAGAAAAG GAAGAGAAAGCCTCGCATGAATAGAACAAAGTATGGGGATAATGCCAAAATCCCCAAAACTCGACTTCAACGAAGTGTCCAAGGTCAAGGTGTTGTCCAAGGTGAAGCTAATGTCGAACTTGAAACTGTTCAAGATCATGGTGCTGTCCAAACTGAAGCTGATGTCCAGCTCGAAGTTTCTCTTCCGGTTACACCAACAAGGGAGTCTATTTTACAGGACAGCCCAATCAGAGTCACTAGGAG TCGGCTTGCTATGCTACTGGGAGATGGACAGATTGATATCCAGTCACCTCCCAAGAATACAACTCCTAAGAAGATGCTAATGAAGAAGCTCACACCAAGGAAGCTGAAGAAAATGTGA